GGCATGATGGCTGTGGTCAGGGACCGCAGGCACGAGTCTGGGCCAATAGACAGGAGGTGTGGGCACCTGGAGGATGGAGAATGAGCTGACATGAGCACCTTAAAACAGGGAGATTCTGCATTGGCTTAATCAAAGGCCGCCTCTGCAGGTGTCCTTGAGGACTCTGCCCTAGGAACCCACAAGGCTCCTGTTGTCCTGCTTAGCCTTTCCCCACACAATCCCACAGAGGAAGAATAGAGGCCTTACTTTTCCTCTGCGACCTCTCAGCCCTGCTTTGGATTCACTCAGGTGACAGCAGGTGCCAGCAGTGGGGTTTTCTAAGTTCTACTTCAGTGTTATCACGTCAAGTCCTGGCGGAGCCTTGGCTTCCCTCTGCTACACTGATGCCGACACTTTAGACATCCCCATGATCCAGAGGTAAGTGAAGGGATGCCTCAGTCCACCTCCCTGCCAGGAGATAGACAACCAGTGCTGAGAgctcattagggtcttttctaccCTGAGTTCACTGGGATCATCATGCGAGGTCCTTACCTCGGCTCCTTAAAACATTGGGCACCATTATCCATTTGCGGGCTGCTGTCTGCACCTTCAGACTAGACATTTCCCCTCCCGCAGACTTCGTATAAAACAGTAAAGAAGGTGCTGAGCCTCACAGCCCTTCCCTGAGATTTCCTGGGCTGAAATCCGAGGGCTGGGATGGGTGCACTGAGCACTCACTCAGGTTCCTAATTGAGCTCCTGGTAGAGAAGCTCAACTTTCCCCTGAAGCGATGACTGCTTGATAGTAAAAGCCAGTCACTCTGTGTCTCAAAAGCAGGAAGTGAAGATGACCTTATCTTACCAAACACGGTCTCCTGAGAACAAAGTCTGGTGCAGGCAGGTTGATGTCCCTGTGGACCCTCACAAGATCCCAATTCAAGGTCTAAAacattcttctgcttctgttttctcctatatgactttttggaaataaatttattttttacaatattacaatattaatttataatattgtaccagtttctgccacacatctgtatgaatcagccataggtttatcTTATGTCTCCACcatcttgaaactccctcccacgtCACACCCCCCTTAAGTTATCACAGAACACTGGCTTTAAGCTCCCTGGTCATAAAACTAATtcacactggttatctattttccaTATAGTAATATGTACCTTTTCAATGTTACTCTCaatctgcccctccctctccttcccccactgtgtccatgaGTGTGTTCTCTAGGTCTGCATCTAcaggctgccctgcaaataggttcatcagtaccatctttctggattccatatatatgcattaatatatgatattggcTTTCCTCTTTCAGACTTAATTCACTCTGcataaaaaaactaggaataaaactatcacaTGAGCAAACAatgccactactgggcatatatcctgaggaaacggTAATGGAAACAGACACCTGTactcatgttcactgcagcagtctTTACCAtggccaggacacagaagcaaccaagGCCTACATTTGACTCATGACAGGGTGGAAGATTTCTCCCTCTGCTGACCACTCCATTCAGACCAAGACCCTGGCTTCCCCATTAGCCCACAATGGGATTCAACATGTATCCTTGAGGTCTCCCAGGGACGAAGACAGGGAGATGTGGTCCAAATGACGTGGTGTGGAACATCCACAGCCCCCAACGTTCTCACCATCCACCAGGAAACCGCAAACCCTCCCTTGCCAACCTGAGGCTGCCCCCACTGACCTGGTCTTCACTTCCCTGAGATGTCCCGGGAAGTGTCATGTCAAAACGCCTGATTCTCCCAGTCCTGAAAATAGGACTGGCGCTTTATGTGGCTCCATTTCTTATGGGAGGAGCCCCCATCCTTACTAGCGTCACAGCCATTAATATTGTTGGGGACTAGGTCCCTTCGTTGACCTGGGTCTATTCCATTAGAGCAAGGCTCTCACTTCCCCAAAACCAGCTCCAGTGGACACCAGGGGGCACCACAGTAGGCCAGCTCTACCCGGGGCCTCCTAGAGCCCAGTAGAGGGGGGCCGCTCAGACTGGCCCCCTTGCAGTGTCGAAGTCTGCTCATCAGCCCTCAGGGCCCTCCTCTAGGACCTAGAGCTTCTCCGGGGGTAGAATCCGGGCCTACCCCCCACAGACCAACGCCTTAGCCTGAGAAACTCTAGCGCACATTCAGCCGATAGCGCTGAGGGACTCATAAGAGCCATATCACAGGGGTGGGATGTGGATGGGTCACTTTTATTGCTGGGAgggttgggaaagtcccttcAGCTCCATTCAGGTCCTCACCTTGGTTCCGGACGAGTCCTGGACACTAGATGTTCAACATCGTTAATCATCATatgaatgcaaattaaacccacaATGAGGTATTATCTTACACCTATCAGAAGGGCTATCATcgcaaaggaagagaagtgacaaATGCTGGTGAGCATGTGGACAAGatctgtacactgttggtgggaatgtcaattggtgcagccaccatggataACAGTTAGGAGGGCCCTCaaaatctaaaaacagaactaccaaatgacccagcaatcccactcctgggtgtatagctgaaaaaaaaaaaaacccactaatttGAATGGTCTCTGTCAGGTACGCGATGCTTGTCTGAGTCTAAGGGTTTCCACTGCTcgtctccccttcccctccagcctcaTCTACTCTCTGCCAGGGAGCCCTCCCCAGTCCAACCTCTCTGGTTATTAAGAAGGCACCTGTGTCTGGCAGAGCCAGTGTGAGATGAAGAGTTAGTCCTTCCCAGCCACCAGATAATCAGGAGTTTTGGCCGGACGTTTGAGTACACACTGAGACAGTGAGGAGTCAGACAAAAAGCACAGACTGTGGCACTGAAATGGATTAATAAGGAACTTAGTGATGTGGCCAGTGACCATCCAGCACAATATTCTGCAGGTCCAGTTGGGGATGATACATTTCATTGGCAAATCACAATTACGAAAAAGAATGGCAGCCCATATCAAGGCAGTGTATTCTCTGTGACAATTCATTTCCGTAAAGACTACCCGTTCACACTACCTAAGGGTGCATTTGCAACAGAATTTATCACCCAGACATGAACACTAACGGCGGCACTCGGCTCGCTACTCTAAGATCACTGTGGTCTCTTGCTTTCATGATTTCTAGAGTTCTGGTGTCCATTTGTTCCCTGCTATGCGATCCGAATCCAAATGATAGCGTCCTCAGTGCCAGAGGTTGCATAGATCTATAAGACAGACAGAGATAAGTACAACAGAATTTCTCAGGAAGGTACTCAGAAGTATGCCATGTGATGCTAACGTAAAAGTCAGAATAACCTGCATTAAATCTTGAGTAAACTTTAAATTactgtttaaaatggaaaaaaaatccactaaTTCAAAAATtccatgcactccaatgttcatagcagcattactgacATTTGTCAAGGTACAAAAGTAATCTATATGTATAcaacgtatacacacacacacgcatgtgtgtgcgtgcataatggaatattactcagtcattaaaaagaatgacctTTTGCAATTTTTCAACAACATGTATGGagttggagggtattatgctattAATCAGTAAATAGTTGGATGGTATTAATGAAATAAgtgagacagaggaagacaaatgctgtatgataccACTGACAcggagaatttaaaaaataaaacagacctgGGAaatgaagcagactcacagatacagagaacaagctagtggttagCAGTGGGGAGTGGCAAGCAGGAGGGGAAGGTCAGGGACAGAAgattaagaggtgcaaactaATATGTATacaataagcaacaaggatatattgtacaacaaagGGAATATCGCCAatatttgtaataactgtaaatggaacataacctttaaaaactgggaatcactttgttattcatctgtaatttataaaatattgtacatcaactatgaaaatgaagtgaaagtattagttgctcagtcttgtccaactctttttgaccacacagactgtagcataccaggttgctttgtccatgaattctccaggcaagaatactggagtgggtaaccattcccttcttcaggggatcttcctgacccagggattgaacccaggtctcctgcctttcacgcagattctttgccatctgagccaccagggaagcccacatcaactatacctcactttaaaaaaatctattctctCAGGAACTTTCACATATactatacagtattattaactatggggttctctggtggctcagcagtaaagaatctgcctgttgatgcagagatgagggtttgattcctgggtcaggaagatcccctggagaaggacatggcaactgaatccagtatccttgcatggaaaattcctcagagaaggctggcaagctacaatccatagggttgcagagagtaggaAACCACTTGGTGACTTAACAACGattgactacagtcaccatcctgtATATAATATCCCTAGGGCTTCTTTATTTTGCAAGTGAAAGTTTATGCCGTTTGGCCACTTATACCCATTTAATCCATCCTCCAACCCCCACTTGcggcaaccaccaatctattctctgtgagttcatttttcaaaaattttcacatataagtgagattatatagtatttgtctttgtctgacttatttcacttagcataatgccctcaaggtgcatcagtgttactgcaaatggccagatttcctttttttcttttattggctaAATAATATCTGAGTGAGgatgagtgtttgtgtgtgtctgtgtgtgtctatgtgacattctctttatccattcatccattaatggACAGTTATGTTGTTTTCATAATTTGATTATGGTAAATAATGTTTCAACGAacatggtggggggggggttcagATATCTTTTCCAGGTGTTGGCTTCATTTCTTTCAGCTAAATTTCCAGGAGTAGAGTTGccagatcacatggtagttctatcttcaatttttttatgagcatctatactgttttcctggagaaggcaatggcaccccactccagtactcttgcctagaaaatcccatggatggaggagcctgggaggctgcagtccatggggtcgctgagggtcggacacgactgagtgacttcactttcacttttcactttcatgcattggagaaggaaatggcaagccactccagtgtgcttgcctggagaatcccagggacaagggagcctggtgggctgccgtctatggggtcgcacagagtcagacacgactgaagtgacttagcaccagcatactgttttccatagtggctgaatcaatttacattttcataaactcacattttctttaataatttaagtATATCCTAAATGCAAGTTACATATGCTTCTAAATTTAAAAGGTATATATCTTTGAAATTTAGGAATGAGAGACTGAATACAGTAAGCTAGacctgtaactgaatcactttaaaattttgttctcttcttATCCTATCTTAGTGTGGGGTTTTTTACATTACCAAGGATACCCCTATTCCAATGCCATGTAATCTTGCTCTGGATCACAcagatgatttaaaatttttcagtttgtatttCAGAAAGCGAAATTCTTATTTCTAAATCTGGTAAACAGCAATAAATGTGTGACCCGTGTCATTCATAAGCTTATGTTTTGAATCTAAATAAACTTTCTACtgaaaagaaaatcacttgaaaatTACTGCCTCACCCCCTGCAAGAAAAGGGTAAGTCGAAAAGTTATTGATGCATATCAGGAACACAGGTTGACAGGCTTTTCTGATCACAAAGTAAAGAACGGATTCATACCACACTAGAGGTGAGATTGAGTGGCCAGATGCAGCCATGGAGTAGGCACTGGCCACAGAAGGGCCATCGCCGCCCAGGGAGAAATGCAGCTGCAGCTCTGGCCCCGGTGCTCTCTACTTCCTCTCTCCAAGTCACCTCACAATAGGGGCAGGAATGCAGTGGGGACAGTATAGTTGACCTTGGCCAAAAACTCCAGGACTTTCACCTTGCTGGTTTCCATAATGGCTCTCGGACCCCACAGGAGCGCTCTCGGATCCCCCTATAGCGAGGGGGATTGTGGCCAGGCAGTGTGAAGAGAAATGAATTGACAAAATGTCAGCCTCAGACTGGGAGGAGTGAAACATTATGGACTCGAGCGCAATTCAGACCAGGCTCTACACTCAGTTCTGTCACTTTTATCAGCTTGGAGAATAGAAGTTCTTTGTCTGCTAAGTGAATTTGATAAGCCTTGTCTTACAGAAGTATCAGAACATATATAGCTTGTGTACAGCACCTGGCACTGCAGCTGGCAATGTTTAGGTCTTATGACACTTATTTTCATACCAGAAAGACAATCTATGGGAATTTCTACCTTCATCTATGGAAATTTTTCTTCATCCAGGAGAAACTAGAGACTATGTGGTCTTCTAAACAAAGAAAGCTAAGTCAATCAAACTGCTGCTTAGCAAGAAacggtagggcttcccaggtgcctcagtggtaaagaatctacctgacaatcaggagatgtcagttcagtccctgggttgtgaagactgGCAATCTGGGTTGTGAattggcagtccactccagtattcttgcctggaaagttccatggacagaggagcctgccaggctactccatggggccacaatgagtcagacatgacttagcaactaaacaagtaaCCCTAAGTAAATTTAGAGGCAAGCGTTTTACCAGGATGCAACGCAAAAACTTATAGAATTTACGTCAAGGACCAGTAACTGCCCTGCCTCCCAAAGCCCTCCCGACAAAACACCCTGATTTTCATGTATTTCACCACCACTAAAATCTAGCCCCGCCCAGCAGGTCTACTAGATTACACTCGAGATACCCTCATGTTTGGAGTGTGCTGGGGCTCCTTCCGTTCAGGGCCGAGTGCCAGCACAGTGACGTCTCAACATCCCATCACAAAGGTGACAATAATACGCATCAAATACCTGGTTTGTGGACTGTGTTCACCTGCACTGGGGCAGGAGCACTGGACACCTTCTGTTCTTTCCCACAGGCGGAGATTCCCTCTGCTTGACTCACAATCTCAGGGTAACTGTTCAGGGCAGCTTCTCATTTCAGTTTCAGCCTCCCAAACCTGAGGCCCACCATCTAGGGGTCTGGGCCCAGCTCACCATTATCAcagattcatccagcccaccacGCAGCCAACTTAAAATGACCTCCCAAGAAGGAACAAGAACGCAAAGATGGGATATTATGATTAGCTTTCCAGCCCCACCTTAGCCTCTCACAACTTAAAAGGTTGGGAGTGTTGGTGGAACACAGTGAAACAGTTGCCTCAGACCTCACTAGGGGCTGGAAGGACTGCTAGACATGACTTTGGAGCACACACTGGCCTTGGCACGACTACAAACCCTGACTGCAGCTCGGGCTCTCTCGTCATCATCTCTCAGAGCCTCTTCATAATGGGGTGGGAAGGCACTGGGGATGTTACCATTGACCTTGGCCAAAATACCAAACCTCAAAGTTTTGGTTTAAGAGAATAAAGGCTGAGAGAACTTATACCTCACTGCTCTcatcccaactccctccccagcaTCCTCCCTGCTTTTGGTCACCTTCCTTATGGAATCACTGCTCATATACTCAAGACATCTACAGGCAGGTGCAGGGTCTCCTTTATCTTTGCATCACCCTCACCAGCACAGAAGCTTCTGAAGAGCAGATGCTCAAGTAAAGATGGGCATAAAGGAGCCACCAAGCAAGGAATGTAgtttcttattgtttatttttattggcaTTCTTGAATAAGCTAACATCTAAGTGTATCGCTAAAGGTACTACTGAATGttataaagagaaagacaaaggtgAATAACATAAATCAAAACTTGACTACAGCTTACTGTTCATctgttttaaaacaacaacattctTTCACATTTCCAAGAAAATTCCTATTCCAAAGCTATGTTATCTTGTTCTGGATCcaaaaaagatgaagaattttCTGAATTCTACTACACAGTGCCAAAACTCTTACTCTTAGATCTGACAGATAACAACAAAACTGTCATTTGTAAACTTGGATTCTGAATCTAAACAAACATTCTAGGACACGAAACAACATTTGAAAGGTAACAGGGTAAAACAGGAGCACAAAAAAGAGGTATATTATGACCTTTCCAGCCACACTTTATCCTCTCACTACTAAAAAGGTTGGCAGTATTGGTCAAAGTGAAGAGGCTGCCTGAGATCTCACTGGGGGCTGGATGGATCGCTGGGTGGGACCTTGGAGTGGGCAGTGGCCTTGGCAGCAGCATGAGCCTTGCCTGCAGATCTGGCTTTggctctctcttcttcatctctcAAAGCCTCCTCATAATGGAATGGGAAAGCACTGGGGTCGGTACTATTGATCTTGGCCACAAACTCCAGCACCTCCATCTTGCTGGTTTCAGCGTGGGCTCTTGGGCCCCACACAAACTCATAGCTCAGGGGATTGCTGTCAGGAACCTGACGATACACCAGGTACTTCTCCTGCACCAACTCTTCAGTGATGAActtcctgggctccccaaagattaTGTGCGTCTTTCCATCATAGATGCCCAGAACATTCAGGAACTCCCAGATCTCTGCCTCAGAGGCGCAATTGCCATTCAGGAAGATCACACCCAGCAGAGGCATCAGAAGCCCATTCTTCGGCACCTCCAAGGTACTGCCCAGCACCCCATCTTTGGCAAGGCCCTCCTTGCTGACCAGGGTATAGGAGTAACCATTCGGCTTGACTTCCTTCAATTCAAGGCCAAACACCAGCTCTATGCGATCAGTGGCTTTCTTGAGGATTTCAGGGAACTGTGCCTTGAACATTTTGCGGACAAGCTTTAGCATATCTATCTTCCTAATGGGCTGTTTCATCTTAAACTTCTCTAGCATGAAGTGCATCAACACTCCTGCCTTCTTGGCCAGAAGATCTGGAGGAGTGGTCTTAGCAGAGGCTGAGGCCTGGGAAGAATTTTTATGTCCCTTAACTTGGCGCCTGCCACGTGCTTTAGATCTTGGGGGTGAAGCCTCTGCAACAGGAGAGCTAGTGGCTTCAGCTCCCTGAGGCTTCTGGCCTGCATCAGCAGTGGGGGGGCCCGGGGGCGCACTCCCAGAAGTAGGGGCGGGGGAGGCAGCAGCCTGAGCATCCCCGAGATCCTTGGTCTCCATGCGTGCCTGGCGGCGTTTCTCACGCGCACGGCGCTTGCTCTTCTGCCCCCGAGGCATGACTATCAGCAGGCACAGCAGGCAGGGGAGCAGGCAGGCAAGTAGGTGATGCtggcacctggagaagggaagatgaGTGGATGAGCTCCTTCAGCATGGAGGGAAGGCTGCTCTGCCCGTTTCCTGGAGAGCCCTGCTCCAGGAACCGCTGGCCTCTTGTTCTTGGTCAGCCTATCCCCTGAGAACCCGGTGTAAGAAGTGAGCGCGCGCCAGCCTCAGCCTGCCTGTGGCTGcctccagggacagcagagcctgggagTGGGGCCCCCTCTGGGTCCCttcattcacacacacaactGTCACATCAGCTCTTAGTGGGGCCGGGACCCCTGCCATGTGCCACTTGAAAGGTGATGCCTCAAAGCTCCCTGGGACCCATGAGAAGGAACTGAGTCATGGACACTAGGGGTGGATGGCACTGGCAGTTCTGGGGCCTGCTCTGTCCTGAACTCGGTTCTCCACCATTCAGGGTCCTCATCTTGTCAACACCAAGGCCGTgggcccctccctcctgcctctggtgcCGCCCCTTCAGGTGAAGAACCTCAGCTCCCTTAGAAATGACACAAAGAAATGAGGAGGATCAGGCAAGACTCTAGCGTTCATTTGATTAGCTGGAAGGGGGAGTGTGCTACCTTCAGTCCAAATTCGCAGTCCCCACTTTGACTCCTGGGAGGATCTGGGGGCTCCTTTCTCTCCTGGCTTGAGGACCTTTCCTCACAGCAAGGCCAACAGCTCCCTGAGATCGAATGGGGGAAGCCAGGGTGGCCCTACCTGGCCTTACCACCCATGGTCTCTggggcctggagagctgcagcagGAGGCTGAGGCCCTGTAATGGGTCCCCAGATTTTACTCAAAGAGTCTAAGATTCTTTCCTCTGCTGACCCATTAGACTAAGGCACTCACTTCCCTGTTAGCTGTGAGTGAGGCACACTTCTGCCTGCCATGTATGCCTGGGGGCACCAAGGAGTGACAGTGAGAGGAATTCTGGGAGTTTCCCACAGTCCTCAGCATCTTCTCCGTGAGTCCTGGCAAATGTTAGAAATTCTCCTTCTGCTGACCTGAGCACACTGAGGTTCCCAAGGTGAAAGAAAGTGTGAGCCACCTCCTGTCACCCCTGTCcctgacctccctgggatggcagCAGGGGCTGGACTCTCTGGGACTCCACTGTTCCATCATTGCTGGCCGTCCTCACCTGGATGGGATCTATGCTCCTCTCTTAGTCCACCCTGAGTCTTCTGGCCTC
The nucleotide sequence above comes from Capricornis sumatraensis isolate serow.1 chromosome X, serow.2, whole genome shotgun sequence. Encoded proteins:
- the LOC138071541 gene encoding melanoma-associated antigen B1-like; translation: MPRGQKSKRRAREKRRQARMETKDLGDAQAAASPAPTSGSAPPGPPTADAGQKPQGAEATSSPVAEASPPRSKARGRRQVKGHKNSSQASASAKTTPPDLLAKKAGVLMHFMLEKFKMKQPIRKIDMLKLVRKMFKAQFPEILKKATDRIELVFGLELKEVKPNGYSYTLVSKEGLAKDGVLGSTLEVPKNGLLMPLLGVIFLNGNCASEAEIWEFLNVLGIYDGKTHIIFGEPRKFITEELVQEKYLVYRQVPDSNPLSYEFVWGPRAHAETSKMEVLEFVAKINSTDPSAFPFHYEEALRDEEERAKARSAGKAHAAAKATAHSKVPPSDPSSPQ